From the genome of candidate division WOR-3 bacterium:
GGGAACAGGCAAGGTAGCGTGCGTCAGCTTGGACGTTGGGTACGACCTCGGTCTTCATCGACGCCGCCACCGCACCGCAGACGCCCGTGCCAACCGGGATGCGGGTATGCACCGTGGGCTTGCCCTGAAACGGACCCAGCACAAGGTGATCGCCTTCGAGCCGATAGATGCCCACCCAGTGGTAGTTGGGAAAGCTCTTGCGCAAGCTGATGACCACGCGCGACTGAAGGTCCTCCGGCCCCTTGGCCGCGAGCACCAGCTCTCTCATCTCGTCAAACTGCGCCTGGTACTTCATTTTCTCACCCTCCCGTGGAG
Proteins encoded in this window:
- a CDS encoding GAF domain-containing protein; its protein translation is MKYQAQFDEMRELVLAAKGPEDLQSRVVISLRKSFPNYHWVGIYRLEGDHLVLGPFQGKPTVHTRIPVGTGVCGAVAASMKTEVVPNVQADARYLACSLETRSEIVVPVIKGSVFWGEIDIDSDAPDAFKKDDVEFLEAVARLLSERL